CCGGTCGAACTCTGAGGATGGAGCCGACGTACCTACTGGACACCAACGTCGTCTCGGCGCTCATTACCCGGCCTCACGGCGACGAGGCCGACCGGGTGCGGGCTGCCGGTGAGGAGGCGGTCTGTACCAGCCTCGTCGTGGCCGGGGAATTGCGCTATGGCGCCGCCAGGAAGGGGTCGGCCCGGCTGACCAGACAGATGGTGGCCGTCCTGGGCGCCCTGGAAGTCCTGCCGCTGGACAGCCCCGTGGAGGCCGAATAC
This genomic interval from Thiohalospira halophila DSM 15071 contains the following:
- a CDS encoding type II toxin-antitoxin system VapC family toxin, which codes for MEPTYLLDTNVVSALITRPHGDEADRVRAAGEEAVCTSLVVAGELRYGAARKGSARLTRQMVAVLGALEVLPLDSPVEAEYAAIRCEVERAGTPIGPNDLWIAAHARARELVVVTANKREFDRVSGLAVEDWSSPS